The nucleotide sequence GTCCAAGCAAAACCTGATAGTCCGCTTGAAAATGTAAAGTTAAAATCATAATTAGAGAGGGCATTGTAACTTGCTTCAAGTTCAGATAATGCAAAATCTAAATATTTTCGATCTTGGGTGTGTCTATAATAATAAATAAAAAAAATAATTAATCCAGATTTTCCTCCCATTAATCCAATTTCATTTTCCTTGTATTTATGGGTAATTAACTGATTTTTTATAATTACTAATTCTTGTTCTAAAATAGAATTCTTCATTTTAATAATCTCTAAAGTTTAACTTCAAGCATATGGAATTTAACAATTAATAATGCCCTTATAAAGTAAAGTACTGAAATAGAGCATTGATTGAGGATAATATCGTATAAGTTGAATTTGTTTATTTTAAAATGGTCGGTTTCAAATAAGTCATTAATGGCCTGTTTTAATTCCAATTTTAGATTGTTTTCTTTCTGGATTAGTATTTGTTCAATGTCCTCATCAAAATTTTTAAGGACTTTTGTAGTATCTAAATATAATTCATTATAATCATCCTTTTGAATATTGTACTGGGTAATAAAATGATTTAGCAATTCTAGAATATGGGTTTCTAACTCGTTACTATTTTCTTCTTTCATTAACAATTTAAAGTGTTTTTCAAAAAATAAAATTAAAAAGAATATATCAGCATCATCGTCTTCTACTTTGTCTTGTAATAACTTAAAACTAATTAAACTTATATTAGTAAATTGTTTAAAAGCACTTAAATCACGATTATATCCGTAAAAAGGAAGATTTACACCTTCCACTAATTCAATTTGGTTATTTTGGAATTCCATGAAAAGACTTTTTTTCGGAATTAAATTTGATTTTAATAATGAGGGGCTTTTTAAAAGATATTTTTTTATTTCACTTTCAAACTCTAACACGAATTTTTTATTTGAAGTGGATTTGAATTGAAAAGATATTAATACATTATCACCTTTGTGTTTACTCCTGATAAAGGAAAAATTTATCTCTTTTCTGGATTTAATTAATTTATAATACGTATTCACTAAAAAGTCTAAAATTAAATAATCCATTCGTTTTGGATCATAGTAGATAGCATAACTTAATACATTTTTTGTATTCATGATAAAATATTTGTTAGAATTCGAGTTCACCAAATGAGAATCTGTTTACGCTTTTGAGACCCTCTTTATTATTCTTTAATAGTTTGCTGTAATTCCAAATAAGGGAATATTTTCGTTTAACCTCTTCTAGGAAATTATTATCTGAGATTTTGTAAAAAGTATTTTCACTGTTGGAAATAGTGCTAGAATCACATATATTAAAAATTTTATCACCAAAGGAAATTTTTCGATTTGATTTATTATATAAACCCTTTTGAGAAAATTCTTCCAAAATTCCAGGTAAGGAATCTGTGAAATCTTTTCCATTTGAAAGAATTCTGAATTTTTCAAATGTATAGTCCTTAAATGTATAGATTATATCAGATTCTTTAGGAGTTATATATCTGATATATATATCATTAATATTTGTAAATGGTTTATAATTTGAATATCTAATATCAGATTCATGTTCAATAGTTTTTAAATATTTGGAATTAGTTAAAAAAAATTTCTTTCTACTGATTAACTCTAGCCTATTATAAAAATCAATATCTTCCCACCCATAACCTTTCATTTCTTCGTCATATCCCCTAACTTTTAAAAAATCATCCTTCAAAACACAGACCCTGCCAAGAATACTAGTTGTTCCTCCATTGTTTTTTGGGACAACAAAGACATCCTTGTTAGTATTGAAAACTTGATTGATATAGCTTGCAAAACTAACTCCCGTATAATTATCTGCATCAACATTGCAAATAATATCTCCGGTTGCATATTTAGCAACAATATTTTTAGCATGGCTCATGTGGAAATATTTAGGGGAATCAGTCTTTATGTACTTTATTTTTCCAGAATTGAGATAGGTTCTCATATCTTGATGAATCCATGTATCTAGATCATCAGACGAATTATAATTCAAAACAACAAAATCAACATTATCATAATCAGAATTATCTTTTATGTTTTTTGATAGAGTTTTTTTTAAGTGATGAGTTCTATTCATACAGGTTGTACAAATTGAGATTTTGCTATTTTTCATTATTACCATTTATTGTATTACACGGGTACATATTTTTTATATAAAAAATGCCGTCAAACATTTTAAACCAACTTGCTAGAACGGGTTTATGAACCATAGCTTTCATAAAAAATGCCTTTTCAGAATTTTTCTTTCTGCCTTTTTTAAAATCTAAATAGCCATAATCACTACCTTCATTATATACTAATGATTCAAAATGATTTAATGTAGGCTCAGGAATTGTATAGGCTTCTGATAAAATTCTCCCACCTCGTCCTTCATAGGATGTAAAGCCT is from Echinicola marina and encodes:
- a CDS encoding glycosyltransferase family 2 protein — encoded protein: MVIMKNSKISICTTCMNRTHHLKKTLSKNIKDNSDYDNVDFVVLNYNSSDDLDTWIHQDMRTYLNSGKIKYIKTDSPKYFHMSHAKNIVAKYATGDIICNVDADNYTGVSFASYINQVFNTNKDVFVVPKNNGGTTSILGRVCVLKDDFLKVRGYDEEMKGYGWEDIDFYNRLELISRKKFFLTNSKYLKTIEHESDIRYSNYKPFTNINDIYIRYITPKESDIIYTFKDYTFEKFRILSNGKDFTDSLPGILEEFSQKGLYNKSNRKISFGDKIFNICDSSTISNSENTFYKISDNNFLEEVKRKYSLIWNYSKLLKNNKEGLKSVNRFSFGELEF